A window of Candidatus Jettenia caeni contains these coding sequences:
- a CDS encoding putative cyclase, giving the protein MKIFLHILVFGMIVFSHEKYLQAGLLEDVMDGKALVIDLTYPLNEKNPHWPIGNYTPFKYEIIATIKKDRVFSGKYSTPEHLGTHIDAPNHFEQNQPSVDQIPFEQLIGSAVVINITEKTERDADYTLSLSDISLWEKEHGIIPKGSIVLVNTGWSKRWNNFNDYKNIDKNSCMHFPGYSKEAASFLVEKRHIKGIGIDTLSGDCGNCSDFQVHHIINGAGKFILENIANLDKLPPKGATLIVAPIKIEGGSGGQCRIWAILAK; this is encoded by the coding sequence GTGAAAATTTTTTTGCACATACTCGTATTCGGAATGATAGTGTTTTCTCATGAGAAATATCTACAGGCTGGTCTTCTTGAAGATGTTATGGATGGTAAGGCTTTGGTTATTGATTTAACGTATCCTTTGAATGAAAAGAATCCTCACTGGCCAATTGGTAATTACACTCCATTTAAATATGAAATTATTGCTACAATCAAAAAAGACAGGGTTTTTTCGGGCAAATATAGTACACCAGAACATCTTGGAACACATATAGATGCACCAAACCATTTCGAACAAAATCAACCTTCCGTAGACCAAATCCCTTTTGAGCAGTTAATTGGGTCCGCTGTTGTTATTAACATAACTGAGAAGACAGAGAGAGATGCTGACTATACCCTTTCATTGTCAGATATTTCATTATGGGAAAAGGAACATGGGATAATACCTAAAGGATCGATTGTATTAGTCAATACAGGATGGAGCAAACGGTGGAATAATTTTAACGATTACAAGAATATTGATAAAAATAGCTGTATGCACTTTCCTGGTTATTCAAAAGAAGCGGCTAGTTTCCTGGTAGAGAAGAGGCATATCAAAGGTATTGGCATTGATACCCTTAGCGGGGATTGTGGAAATTGTTCCGATTTTCAGGTACATCATATTATAAACGGTGCAGGAAAATTTATCCTTGAAAATATAGCAAATCTTGATAAGTTGCCTCCGAAAGGAGCAACTCTCATAGTAGCCCCTATTAAGATCGAAGGTGGCTCAGGGGGGCAGTGCCGTATTTGGGCAATTTTGGCAAAGTAA
- a CDS encoding oxidoreductase has protein sequence MNPVKLKEGIYWVGEIDWDLRNFHGYLTQRGSTYNAYLILDEKITLIDTVRPYLYEKMMSRVSSLIDPSQIHYIIANHVEMDHSGSLPLLMETARNATIITSPNGQKGLIAHYKRKDWNFKVVKSDESVNLGKRNIKFFHTPMVHWPDNMVSYLEEDNVLFSNDAFGQHIASSERFDDEYPFGIVVEEAKKYYANIVLPYSMLVKKAIDLIAPLAIDMIAPAHGVVWRSYVKMILEEYGKWAANQAEMKALIIYDTMWKSTEKIASIIQKAFESYKIPTKILNLRYNHISDIMNDILTAKFICVGSPTLNSNMLPTVAGFLTYLKGLSPKNRIGLAFGSYGWGGQGVRHVEEVLKGCGFDMIESINVQYIPDETQLQEIFDKLKREISGLLETTRLIGSQG, from the coding sequence ATGAATCCGGTAAAATTGAAAGAAGGAATTTATTGGGTTGGAGAAATTGACTGGGATCTTCGCAATTTTCATGGCTATTTAACCCAACGGGGATCAACGTATAATGCCTATCTGATACTTGATGAAAAAATTACCCTGATTGATACGGTCAGACCTTATCTCTATGAGAAAATGATGAGCCGTGTATCCTCTCTCATAGACCCTTCACAAATTCATTATATTATTGCAAATCACGTGGAAATGGACCATTCCGGGAGCCTGCCGCTTCTTATGGAAACTGCCAGAAATGCAACGATTATAACCTCCCCAAATGGACAAAAGGGGCTAATTGCTCACTATAAGAGAAAGGATTGGAATTTTAAGGTGGTTAAATCAGATGAGTCTGTTAACCTTGGTAAGAGAAATATCAAGTTCTTTCATACTCCAATGGTTCACTGGCCGGACAATATGGTGAGTTATCTGGAAGAGGATAATGTCCTTTTCTCTAATGATGCATTTGGACAGCATATTGCTTCTTCTGAAAGGTTCGATGATGAATATCCTTTTGGTATCGTTGTTGAAGAGGCAAAGAAGTATTATGCTAATATTGTTTTACCTTACTCTATGCTGGTGAAAAAGGCAATAGATTTAATAGCCCCGCTTGCCATTGACATGATTGCTCCTGCACACGGGGTTGTTTGGCGTTCTTATGTAAAGATGATCCTGGAAGAGTATGGGAAATGGGCTGCTAATCAGGCAGAAATGAAGGCACTGATTATTTATGATACCATGTGGAAATCCACGGAAAAGATCGCTTCTATAATTCAGAAAGCCTTTGAATCATACAAAATTCCCACAAAGATACTCAATCTTCGGTATAACCATATTTCTGACATAATGAACGATATATTAACGGCGAAATTTATCTGCGTTGGTTCTCCTACGTTAAATAGTAATATGCTTCCTACTGTTGCAGGTTTTTTAACCTATCTGAAAGGGCTGTCTCCCAAAAACAGAATTGGGCTAGCCTTCGGTTCTTATGGATGGGGAGGACAAGGGGTTCGCCATGTGGAAGAAGTATTAAAGGGATGTGGCTTTGATATGATAGAATCCATAAATGTTCAGTATATTCCGGATGAAACGCAACTACAGGAAATCTTCGATAAACTAAAGCGGGAAATATCGGGTTTATTGGAAACAACCCGCCTTATTGGGTCTCAAGGGTAA
- a CDS encoding NADH dehydrogenase, translating into MKKLESPDELAKFRKSLESKYRSDKIRVLICTTGCRALGAEEVFKAFKAEIKKLSLEDKVEIVDTGCQGLCARAPVLTIEPMGIFYGRVTETDVTEVVSRTILKGEVIERLCYTDAGKRIPYVRDIPFYSKQEKIVLRNCGEIDPKNIHEYIVRDGYAALSKVLSDMTPDDVILEMKNSGLRGRGGAGFPTGNKWEFVKKAVGDIKYIICNGDEGDPGAFMDRAVLEGDPHTVIEGMLIGAYAIGARKGIIYVRAEYPIAVEHLKIAIEQAKTLGLLGENILGSQFSFDLEIKMGAGAFVCGEETALIASIEGKRGMPRPRPPFPATNGLWGKPTNINNVETFANVPVIILKGSEFYKAIGTETSKGTKIFALAGNVKNTGLVEVPMGTTLREIVFDIGGGIPGRKKFKAAQMGGPSGGCVPAQHLDLSIDYETVKEVGAIMGSGGLIVMDDSASMVEIARYFMEFCQDESCGKCVPCRIGTKRMLDILTRITKGEGKKEDIDLLRELAEVTKTASLCGLGQTAANPVLSTIHYYINEYEELINKKSSQTPPQQRSAQQS; encoded by the coding sequence TTGAAAAAATTAGAAAGTCCTGATGAACTGGCAAAGTTCAGGAAATCCCTCGAATCGAAATATCGCTCTGATAAGATACGAGTATTGATCTGTACGACAGGTTGCAGGGCGCTTGGCGCAGAAGAAGTTTTTAAGGCCTTTAAGGCTGAGATTAAAAAGCTATCTTTAGAAGATAAAGTAGAAATTGTTGATACCGGTTGTCAGGGTTTATGTGCCCGGGCGCCTGTCTTAACCATTGAACCCATGGGTATTTTTTATGGCAGAGTGACAGAGACGGACGTTACAGAAGTTGTTTCACGAACTATCCTGAAAGGCGAAGTTATTGAGCGGCTCTGTTATACAGATGCCGGCAAACGTATTCCCTATGTTCGTGATATTCCATTTTATAGCAAACAAGAAAAGATCGTATTAAGAAATTGTGGTGAGATCGATCCAAAAAATATTCATGAATATATCGTCAGAGACGGATATGCAGCCCTTTCAAAGGTGCTTTCGGATATGACACCGGATGATGTAATTCTTGAAATGAAAAACTCAGGCCTCCGCGGCAGAGGCGGCGCCGGGTTTCCTACAGGCAATAAATGGGAATTTGTTAAAAAGGCAGTAGGAGATATAAAATATATTATTTGTAATGGAGATGAAGGCGATCCAGGTGCTTTCATGGACCGGGCAGTTCTTGAAGGTGACCCCCACACGGTGATTGAGGGGATGCTTATTGGTGCTTATGCAATTGGGGCAAGAAAGGGGATTATCTATGTGCGTGCAGAGTACCCCATTGCAGTGGAGCATTTAAAGATTGCCATAGAACAAGCAAAGACCCTTGGACTTTTAGGAGAAAATATCCTTGGGTCTCAGTTTAGTTTCGATTTAGAAATCAAAATGGGCGCTGGTGCATTTGTATGTGGTGAAGAGACAGCCCTCATTGCCTCTATTGAAGGAAAGCGAGGTATGCCGCGTCCGCGTCCTCCATTTCCGGCCACTAACGGCCTTTGGGGAAAACCTACGAATATCAATAATGTGGAGACCTTTGCAAACGTACCCGTCATTATTCTTAAAGGATCTGAATTCTATAAAGCTATTGGTACAGAAACGAGTAAAGGCACAAAGATATTTGCTCTTGCAGGTAATGTAAAGAATACAGGGCTTGTAGAAGTTCCGATGGGAACGACACTGCGTGAAATTGTTTTTGATATCGGTGGTGGTATTCCCGGAAGGAAAAAATTCAAAGCAGCTCAAATGGGAGGTCCCTCAGGTGGGTGTGTGCCTGCTCAGCATCTTGATCTTTCTATTGATTATGAAACAGTCAAAGAGGTAGGGGCTATTATGGGTTCTGGTGGCCTTATTGTCATGGATGACTCAGCCTCTATGGTTGAAATTGCACGGTATTTTATGGAGTTTTGCCAGGATGAGTCTTGTGGAAAGTGTGTTCCTTGCAGGATTGGAACCAAAAGGATGCTTGATATTCTTACCCGTATTACAAAAGGAGAGGGCAAAAAAGAGGATATTGATTTGCTCAGGGAATTGGCCGAGGTTACCAAAACAGCGTCGTTATGTGGTCTGGGTCAAACGGCAGCTAATCCTGTACTGTCTACAATTCATTACTATATCAATGAGTACGAGGAATTGATTAACAAAAAAAGCTCTCAAACTCCGCCTCAGCAGAGGTCGGCCCAACAATCGTAA
- a CDS encoding NADH dehydrogenase translates to MQKNVTLNKESSPSVDLAQCRSILSNYSSVTHADLIPILQLIQDAYGYLPQDVLIEISAKTRIPLSKIYGVVTFYSQFYLEPRGKYTIKICTGTACHIKGAPDIKKKISDVLQIQEGETTPDYKFTYTPVACLGTCFLAPVMMIDGRYYGKLTVEKTEAILKGY, encoded by the coding sequence ATGCAGAAAAACGTTACTCTAAATAAAGAAAGTAGCCCTTCGGTTGATTTGGCCCAGTGCAGGTCTATACTCTCAAACTATAGTTCGGTAACCCATGCGGATCTTATTCCTATCTTACAGCTTATACAAGATGCTTATGGGTATTTACCTCAGGATGTTCTGATAGAAATATCTGCTAAAACACGTATTCCTTTAAGTAAAATTTATGGAGTTGTTACCTTTTACTCACAATTCTATCTGGAACCACGTGGTAAATATACCATCAAGATCTGCACCGGTACGGCATGTCACATCAAGGGTGCACCTGATATAAAGAAAAAGATTTCAGATGTTCTCCAGATACAAGAAGGCGAAACAACTCCGGATTATAAATTTACCTATACACCTGTAGCATGTCTGGGCACATGTTTTCTGGCGCCAGTTATGATGATTGATGGTAGATATTATGGGAAATTAACCGTAGAAAAAACAGAGGCTATTCTCAAGGGTTATTAA
- a CDS encoding phosphoribosylformylglycinamidine synthase I has protein sequence MTIPKVLILRTAGTNCDYETHYAFEKAGAKVDVVHINILLTNRKLLKNYQILALPGGFTYGDDVSAGKILANQIKYDLGEEITTFIHEKKLILGICNGFQVLTKADLLPASGLFRNNSTQGEYQQEATLAFNDSNKFEDRWVYLKICSHKSIFIHDEYIPTIYLPVAHGEGKFIVRDENVLNKITANHQIIFKYVNERGEEADYPWNPNGSVQNIAGICDSTGQILGMMPHPERYVEPTQHPHWTRNGLKEQGDGFFIFKNAVRYVKTNF, from the coding sequence ATGACAATACCAAAGGTATTAATTCTCAGAACAGCCGGAACAAATTGTGATTATGAAACCCACTATGCCTTTGAAAAAGCAGGGGCAAAGGTGGATGTAGTTCATATCAATATACTCCTGACAAACCGGAAACTACTGAAGAATTATCAGATATTAGCTCTTCCTGGCGGATTTACTTACGGAGATGATGTTTCTGCTGGTAAAATATTAGCAAATCAAATCAAATATGATCTGGGAGAGGAGATTACAACCTTTATTCATGAGAAAAAATTAATCCTTGGGATATGTAATGGATTTCAAGTATTAACAAAGGCGGATTTACTGCCGGCTTCTGGCCTGTTCCGTAACAATAGTACACAGGGTGAATATCAGCAAGAGGCTACATTGGCCTTTAATGACTCGAACAAATTCGAGGATCGATGGGTTTATTTAAAAATCTGCTCCCACAAATCTATCTTTATCCATGATGAGTATATCCCGACAATATACCTGCCAGTAGCGCATGGAGAAGGGAAATTTATTGTACGGGATGAGAACGTTTTAAATAAGATCACAGCGAATCATCAGATTATCTTTAAATATGTAAACGAACGCGGAGAAGAAGCTGATTATCCATGGAATCCCAACGGTTCTGTTCAAAATATCGCGGGAATTTGTGACTCGACAGGTCAAATTCTTGGTATGATGCCGCATCCCGAAAGGTATGTAGAGCCGACACAGCACCCACATTGGACACGTAACGGACTCAAAGAGCAGGGAGACGGTTTTTTCATTTTTAAAAATGCAGTTCGTTATGTTAAAACTAATTTTTAA
- a CDS encoding phosphoribosylformylglycinamidine synthase II has protein sequence MYSRIEVFFKSEFPDPLGNTIRSEIEAFGFPGVTSVRVHQVYIIFGNVSKHDLDTIARKLFVDTVTQRYQYNGDTVTHRGMSDRSPFHIIEISRKPGVMDPAELSILKALRDIGIHVDGIKTAQKYIINGNLSRETVHTIATRVLANTKIEDIFVYPEMPDYNHGNIHYTFKKNFVPLLDADNARLEEISRLGQLSLNLQEMQAIQGYYRSLKREPADVELETIAQTWSEHCIHKTLKGIIDFNGNRIDNLLRNTIMRVTEELDKPWCVSVFKDNAGIIQFDDCYNICFKVETHNHPSAIEPYGGANTGVGGVIRDIMGTGLGGKPILNTDIFCFGLPDTPLDKIPKGVLHPKRVMKGVVAGVRDYGNRMGIPTSNGAVFFDERYIGNPLVFCGTVGIIPKNKCQKEARPDDLIVVVGGRTGRDGIHGATFSSVELHDRSEQISGGAVQIGNAITEKALLDALLQARDKGLYTCITDCGAGGLSSAIGEMGENLGAIVYLEKVPLKYEGLSYSEIWISESQERMVLAVPPEKESEILHVFETENVEATVIGRFTRDRILRLMYNSQGVGEIEMNFLHKGIPRLERKAVWHRRVFEEPVLSEKEDYGFDVKKILSAWNVCSKEWIIRQYDHEVQGGSVLKPLQGIQNDGPGDACIIIPVLGSRKGIIVSNGMNPRYGDIDPYHMAASAIDEALRQIIAVGGSLKQVALLDNFCWGNTNKPDRLGSLVMAAQACYDIALAYGTPFISGKDSLNNEFVTDKETIVIPPTLLISAISVMEDVRNAVSMDIKEPGNLIYLIGLTRAELGGSHYYHVHGYTGNNVPKVDVTLGMKIMNALSEATNQRIIRSCHDCSEGGLAVTAAEMAFAGGYGMLLNLSAIATEGQIHRNDTLLFSESNTRFIVEVRPEHHKQFEALIKDIPYGMIGKVIGEPLLKINGLNNRLIVHENIYDLKEAWQSPLRW, from the coding sequence ATGTACTCAAGAATAGAGGTATTTTTTAAGAGCGAATTTCCTGATCCTTTAGGAAATACCATACGATCAGAAATTGAAGCGTTTGGCTTCCCCGGCGTGACAAGCGTAAGGGTTCACCAGGTTTATATCATTTTTGGAAACGTAAGCAAGCATGATTTGGATACGATTGCCAGAAAGCTTTTTGTGGATACGGTTACTCAGCGTTATCAATATAACGGGGATACAGTAACTCATAGAGGGATGAGTGATCGTTCGCCTTTCCACATTATTGAAATCAGCCGTAAACCAGGCGTTATGGACCCTGCGGAACTATCGATTCTGAAAGCACTCCGTGATATAGGAATACATGTAGACGGTATTAAAACAGCGCAAAAATATATCATAAACGGAAACCTGTCACGGGAGACCGTTCATACTATTGCGACCCGAGTTCTTGCAAATACCAAGATAGAAGATATTTTTGTTTATCCGGAGATGCCAGATTACAACCACGGCAATATCCATTATACCTTTAAGAAGAATTTTGTACCCTTGCTAGACGCTGATAATGCCCGGCTGGAGGAGATAAGCAGGCTTGGTCAGCTCTCCCTAAATCTTCAGGAAATGCAAGCGATTCAGGGGTATTACCGGTCACTGAAACGAGAACCTGCAGATGTTGAACTTGAAACAATTGCACAGACATGGTCTGAGCATTGTATCCATAAGACCCTGAAAGGCATTATTGATTTCAACGGGAACCGCATTGACAATCTGTTACGCAACACGATTATGAGAGTTACGGAAGAGCTTGATAAACCATGGTGTGTTTCTGTATTTAAAGATAATGCCGGTATTATACAATTTGATGATTGCTATAATATTTGTTTTAAGGTAGAGACCCATAACCATCCCTCCGCAATTGAACCATACGGAGGAGCTAATACGGGTGTCGGGGGTGTAATCAGGGATATTATGGGTACCGGATTAGGAGGCAAGCCGATTCTTAATACTGATATATTCTGTTTTGGTCTGCCCGATACCCCCCTGGATAAAATTCCGAAGGGTGTTTTGCATCCAAAAAGGGTCATGAAAGGCGTTGTTGCCGGTGTGAGGGATTATGGTAACCGTATGGGTATTCCTACCTCAAATGGCGCTGTCTTTTTTGATGAACGATATATTGGTAACCCGCTCGTCTTTTGTGGAACTGTAGGTATTATACCAAAGAATAAATGTCAAAAAGAGGCTCGCCCGGACGATCTCATTGTTGTTGTAGGGGGGAGAACCGGCCGTGATGGAATCCATGGCGCAACATTTTCCTCCGTAGAATTACATGATCGGTCAGAACAGATCTCCGGAGGTGCTGTACAAATTGGAAATGCAATAACAGAAAAGGCGTTATTGGATGCCCTCTTACAGGCGCGTGATAAGGGGTTGTACACCTGCATTACCGATTGCGGAGCCGGAGGTTTATCCTCTGCTATCGGTGAAATGGGTGAAAATTTAGGAGCAATTGTTTATCTGGAAAAGGTGCCTCTTAAATATGAGGGCCTCTCTTACTCAGAGATCTGGATCTCTGAGTCACAAGAGCGGATGGTGCTTGCTGTTCCGCCAGAAAAAGAGTCTGAGATTCTTCACGTATTTGAGACAGAAAATGTAGAAGCAACGGTTATCGGAAGATTTACCCGTGACAGGATATTGCGCCTGATGTACAATTCTCAGGGAGTTGGAGAAATAGAGATGAATTTCCTCCACAAAGGTATACCGAGATTAGAGCGCAAAGCTGTATGGCATAGACGTGTCTTTGAAGAGCCTGTTTTATCCGAAAAGGAAGATTACGGATTTGATGTAAAGAAGATACTCTCTGCCTGGAATGTTTGCAGTAAGGAATGGATTATACGCCAATATGATCATGAAGTGCAGGGGGGAAGTGTATTAAAGCCTCTTCAGGGTATTCAGAATGATGGGCCGGGCGATGCATGTATTATTATCCCTGTGCTGGGGAGCAGGAAAGGTATTATTGTATCGAACGGAATGAACCCGCGATATGGTGATATAGACCCGTATCACATGGCTGCCTCGGCAATTGATGAGGCGCTCCGGCAGATAATAGCCGTTGGCGGAAGTTTAAAACAGGTTGCACTCTTAGATAACTTCTGCTGGGGTAATACCAATAAGCCGGATCGCCTTGGCAGTCTCGTAATGGCTGCGCAGGCTTGCTATGATATTGCTCTTGCATATGGGACTCCCTTTATTTCTGGAAAAGATAGTCTGAATAACGAATTTGTTACTGATAAAGAGACGATTGTAATTCCTCCAACGCTCCTTATTTCTGCTATTTCAGTAATGGAAGATGTGCGGAATGCTGTGTCAATGGATATCAAAGAGCCTGGTAACCTGATCTATCTTATCGGGCTTACTCGAGCCGAATTAGGCGGCTCGCATTATTACCATGTCCACGGATATACGGGAAATAATGTCCCAAAGGTAGACGTAACCCTGGGCATGAAAATCATGAATGCTCTGTCCGAGGCAACAAATCAGAGAATTATCAGATCTTGTCATGATTGCTCTGAGGGAGGCCTTGCCGTTACCGCAGCAGAGATGGCATTTGCAGGGGGATATGGTATGTTGCTTAATCTCTCTGCCATAGCGACAGAAGGTCAAATCCACAGAAACGATACTCTTCTTTTTTCTGAGTCAAATACCCGTTTTATTGTTGAGGTGCGGCCTGAACATCACAAGCAATTCGAAGCTCTTATAAAAGATATTCCTTACGGAATGATAGGAAAGGTTATCGGAGAGCCGTTGCTCAAAATTAACGGACTCAACAACAGGCTAATTGTTCATGAAAATATTTACGATTTAAAAGAAGCATGGCAATCGCCATTGAGATGGTAG
- a CDS encoding prephenate dehydrogenase, producing the protein MHFETICIIGPGLIGGSIGLALKKRNLARTIIGVSQRASSLEKALKMNAIDIGVSCIDKAVKDADIVILATSVNQIIKTAKEVIQLMKSNAILTDVGSTKNCIVEQITQNIRSDVAFVGAHPIAGSEKKGVEFASPDLFEGCTCVVTPSQLNHTSALDTISCLWKLLGAKVIYLTPEQHDKILADVSHLPHLVASCLINAVKKEYLSYGASGLRDTTRVASGDPELWVDIFDQNRENIIQSIDQLMVELTGFKNDLLHKDNTTLLNRLRMAKVSRDSVFHNNSIHQKNQIKE; encoded by the coding sequence ATGCACTTCGAGACCATCTGTATAATCGGCCCGGGGCTTATTGGTGGTTCCATTGGTTTAGCGTTAAAAAAAAGAAATTTGGCGAGAACCATTATTGGTGTAAGCCAGAGGGCTTCTTCTTTAGAAAAAGCTCTTAAAATGAATGCTATTGATATTGGAGTTTCATGTATTGATAAGGCTGTTAAAGATGCTGATATTGTAATACTAGCTACATCAGTAAATCAAATTATTAAAACTGCGAAAGAAGTTATACAATTAATGAAGAGCAATGCTATTCTCACTGATGTAGGCAGTACAAAGAATTGTATCGTTGAACAAATAACTCAGAACATCAGAAGCGATGTTGCCTTTGTTGGTGCGCATCCTATTGCCGGATCAGAGAAAAAGGGTGTTGAGTTTGCCTCGCCTGATCTTTTTGAAGGTTGTACATGCGTTGTAACACCATCGCAACTCAACCATACAAGCGCATTAGACACAATCTCCTGTTTATGGAAACTCTTAGGTGCTAAAGTAATATATTTAACCCCGGAACAACATGATAAAATATTGGCGGATGTAAGTCATCTCCCTCATCTGGTTGCATCATGCCTTATAAACGCAGTCAAAAAGGAATATCTTAGTTATGGCGCCAGCGGATTAAGGGATACTACAAGAGTCGCATCTGGTGATCCGGAGTTGTGGGTGGATATTTTTGATCAAAATCGAGAAAATATCATACAATCAATCGATCAGCTTATGGTTGAACTTACCGGATTTAAGAATGATCTTTTACATAAAGACAATACTACGTTACTGAACAGACTAAGAATGGCAAAGGTATCACGTGATAGTGTATTTCATAATAATTCGATACACCAAAAAAACCAAATTAAAGAATAG
- a CDS encoding acetyl-CoA carboxylase carboxyltransferase subunit, with the protein MSEKSVTELENLILEIEHRIEDLETASSQDNVNRITEIEYLKERKERLQIKLYSQLTPYDVVKIARHPLRPLSADYINLIAEDFVELHGDRCFGDDKAIICGLGKIGQERLLIIGQQKGKSTKERIACNFGMPNPEGYRKALQKMMLAEKFHLPIVTLIDTPGANPDIGAEERGQAHAIAENIYEMSRLKTPIINIVIGEGGSGGALGIGIGDKFSILEYAYYSVISPEGCAAILWKNSENASEAAKSLQLTAKDLLKLGIVDEIIPEPLGAAHKDPKTMAHILKSHIIKYLEELKGIPIIKLVENRYNRYRMIGKYLEG; encoded by the coding sequence TTGTCTGAGAAATCCGTAACAGAATTAGAGAATTTGATACTGGAGATTGAGCATCGTATAGAAGATTTAGAAACCGCTTCCTCACAAGATAACGTTAATAGGATAACAGAGATAGAATATTTGAAGGAGAGAAAAGAGAGGCTTCAGATAAAGCTATATTCTCAATTAACTCCATACGATGTAGTCAAGATAGCGAGGCATCCCCTGCGTCCGCTTTCAGCGGATTACATAAATCTTATCGCTGAGGACTTTGTTGAACTTCATGGAGACAGGTGTTTCGGAGACGATAAAGCAATTATTTGTGGTTTAGGAAAAATCGGACAGGAGAGGCTTTTAATAATCGGACAGCAAAAGGGAAAGAGTACAAAGGAACGCATCGCTTGTAATTTCGGTATGCCAAACCCCGAAGGATACAGAAAGGCGCTGCAAAAAATGATGCTCGCAGAAAAGTTCCATTTACCCATTGTTACACTCATCGATACACCAGGCGCCAATCCAGACATCGGAGCGGAAGAACGAGGCCAGGCACACGCCATTGCAGAAAACATCTATGAGATGAGCAGACTGAAGACTCCAATTATCAATATCGTCATAGGAGAGGGGGGAAGCGGCGGTGCCTTAGGTATTGGCATCGGTGACAAATTTTCCATCCTTGAATACGCCTATTATTCTGTAATTTCGCCTGAGGGTTGCGCTGCAATATTGTGGAAAAATAGCGAAAATGCATCCGAAGCAGCAAAATCTTTGCAGCTTACAGCAAAAGATTTATTAAAATTAGGTATTGTGGATGAAATTATCCCGGAACCCCTTGGAGCAGCGCATAAGGACCCCAAAACAATGGCACATATATTAAAATCACATATAATTAAATATTTAGAAGAGTTAAAGGGTATTCCCATTATCAAACTTGTGGAAAACCGATATAATCGGTACAGAATGATAGGTAAATATTTGGAAGGCTAA
- a CDS encoding 2-oxoglutarate ferredoxin oxidoreductase beta subunit has translation MDKESGFKRYLKLDLLPTPWCPGCGNGIVLKTICQAFDELDLPKDGTVVISGIGCAGRSAGFFNLDSVHTAHGRAIPVAEGIKYANDALHVVVVSGDGDLLGIGANHLLHAIRRKTNITVVCYANEIYAMTGGQASPITPHNTKTLTTPDGNPDYPTDVQFLFKHHNCYFARTSAYHLNHMKKCIKEALKFNGFSFVEVRTMCIVNYGRRLGYKNSNEMLMHYKELYKINDYTEELAQDEIGIIKSNF, from the coding sequence ATGGATAAAGAGAGCGGTTTTAAACGTTATTTGAAACTTGACTTGTTACCCACACCCTGGTGTCCAGGGTGTGGGAATGGCATTGTCCTGAAAACGATATGTCAGGCTTTTGATGAACTTGACCTGCCGAAGGATGGCACGGTAGTTATTTCCGGAATTGGATGTGCAGGCAGAAGCGCCGGTTTCTTTAATCTTGATTCAGTCCATACAGCTCATGGCAGAGCGATACCGGTAGCTGAAGGTATCAAATATGCAAATGATGCCCTTCATGTTGTTGTGGTGAGTGGAGACGGTGATTTGCTTGGTATTGGAGCTAATCATTTACTCCATGCAATACGGAGAAAAACAAATATTACTGTGGTATGTTATGCCAATGAAATTTATGCTATGACAGGTGGCCAGGCTTCTCCTATCACACCTCACAATACGAAGACCCTGACCACGCCTGATGGTAATCCAGACTATCCAACCGATGTGCAGTTTTTATTTAAACATCATAACTGCTACTTTGCCCGGACTTCAGCGTACCATCTAAATCATATGAAAAAATGCATTAAAGAGGCGTTAAAATTTAACGGCTTTTCCTTTGTGGAAGTAAGAACTATGTGCATTGTTAATTACGGCCGTCGTCTGGGTTATAAGAATTCCAACGAAATGCTTATGCATTACAAGGAACTTTATAAAATCAATGACTACACAGAAGAACTAGCTCAGGATGAAATCGGAATTATAAAAAGCAATTTTTAA